In the Haloferula helveola genome, one interval contains:
- a CDS encoding DUF1501 domain-containing protein codes for MSFLHEQTRRQFFDTCGIGLGKIALASLFAGGTNRVFASGGTPFEPQPTHFAPRAKRVIYLFMAGAPSQLELFDYKPKLTELSGKPIPPSVIAGQRYAFIQPDAAVLAPQFPFAKHGKSGAELSDRLPHLAKVADELTIVKSVHTDQFNHSPAQIFVNTGSPIPGRPSMGSWLSYGIGSDSQDLPSFVVLRSGGTVSGGAAMWGSGFLPTSHAGVPFRAQGDPILHIANPKGYDDRAQRESLDLIRKLNERQLGRVGDPEIRTRINAYEMAWRMQSAAPELMDFSDETEETRELYGCEPGNSKKSFANNCLLARRLVERGVRFVQLYDGGWDHHSQVAGGVTAKAKDVDQGCAGLIMDLKQRGLLDDTLVIFGGEFGRTPMVEASAALGRSQGRDHHPQAFTMWFAGGGMKPGITYGATDELGFNVVENPVHVHDVQATILHQLGINHEHLTFRFQGRDFRLTDVHGHVVKDILA; via the coding sequence ATGTCCTTCCTACACGAACAGACCCGGCGACAATTCTTCGATACCTGCGGGATCGGACTGGGCAAGATTGCCCTCGCCTCGCTCTTTGCCGGCGGAACCAACCGGGTCTTCGCTTCAGGCGGCACGCCGTTCGAACCGCAGCCAACCCACTTCGCGCCGAGGGCCAAGCGGGTGATCTACCTTTTCATGGCCGGTGCGCCGAGCCAACTCGAGCTGTTCGACTACAAGCCGAAGCTTACCGAGCTCAGTGGCAAGCCGATCCCTCCGTCGGTCATCGCCGGGCAGCGCTACGCCTTCATTCAGCCCGATGCTGCGGTGCTGGCGCCCCAGTTTCCTTTCGCGAAACACGGGAAGTCGGGGGCGGAGTTGTCCGACCGGCTGCCGCACCTCGCCAAGGTGGCCGACGAACTGACGATCGTGAAGTCGGTCCATACCGACCAGTTCAACCACTCTCCGGCCCAGATCTTTGTCAATACCGGCAGCCCGATCCCGGGTAGGCCCTCAATGGGTTCCTGGCTCAGCTACGGCATCGGTAGTGACTCGCAGGACCTTCCGTCGTTCGTGGTGCTGCGCAGCGGAGGCACCGTGAGCGGGGGAGCGGCGATGTGGGGTTCCGGCTTCCTGCCGACCAGTCACGCGGGGGTGCCGTTCCGAGCCCAAGGTGATCCGATCCTGCACATCGCCAATCCGAAGGGCTATGATGACAGGGCCCAGCGCGAGTCACTGGATCTGATCCGCAAGCTCAACGAGCGGCAACTGGGCCGGGTGGGCGACCCGGAGATCCGGACCCGGATCAATGCCTACGAGATGGCGTGGCGGATGCAGTCGGCGGCGCCCGAGCTGATGGACTTCTCCGATGAGACCGAGGAAACGCGCGAGCTGTACGGCTGCGAACCCGGGAACTCCAAGAAGAGCTTCGCCAACAACTGCCTGCTGGCGCGGCGTCTGGTCGAGCGCGGCGTGCGCTTCGTCCAACTCTACGACGGTGGCTGGGATCACCACTCGCAGGTTGCCGGCGGTGTGACCGCGAAGGCGAAGGATGTCGATCAGGGATGTGCCGGCCTGATCATGGATCTGAAACAGCGCGGGTTGCTCGACGATACCCTGGTGATCTTCGGTGGAGAGTTCGGCCGCACCCCGATGGTCGAGGCGAGTGCGGCGCTGGGTCGGTCCCAGGGGCGCGATCACCATCCACAGGCCTTCACCATGTGGTTCGCCGGCGGCGGTATGAAACCGGGAATCACCTACGGAGCCACCGACGAACTCGGGTTCAATGTCGTCGAGAATCCCGTTCACGTTCACGACGTGCAGGCGACGATCCTTCACCAGCTCGGGATCAACCACGAGCATCTGACCTTCCGCTTCCAAGGTCGCGATTTCCGGCTCACCGATGTTCACGGGCATGTGGTGAAGGACATTCTTGCCTGA